A genomic stretch from Streptomyces sp. QL37 includes:
- a CDS encoding flavodoxin produces MTSITRRNFLTLATAALAGTAVAGCSLVGGADASEEAAPKKMTPPQDESRILVAYFSVPETDNPDGMTEDEENSTHVVDGKVLGNTQYVAQIISRRTGAEVFRIETAEQLPLDHDTLEDLALEQQESDARPKLKSPIQNLEDYDTIFVGYPIWWYELPMPMHTFFEDHDFSGKNVIPFSTHGGNGLSGTVETITDIVSDSAVVGNAFTISRDDMGDAEAEVGGWIERIGMARK; encoded by the coding sequence ATGACCAGCATTACGCGCCGCAATTTTCTCACGCTTGCCACCGCCGCACTGGCCGGGACCGCCGTCGCGGGCTGCTCCCTCGTGGGGGGTGCCGACGCCTCCGAAGAAGCGGCCCCCAAGAAGATGACTCCGCCGCAGGACGAATCACGCATACTGGTCGCCTATTTCTCGGTGCCGGAGACAGACAACCCCGACGGCATGACCGAGGACGAGGAGAACAGCACACACGTCGTCGACGGAAAAGTCCTGGGAAACACCCAGTACGTCGCGCAGATCATCAGCCGACGTACCGGCGCCGAAGTCTTTCGCATCGAGACCGCCGAACAGCTTCCCCTTGATCACGACACGCTGGAAGACCTCGCACTCGAACAGCAGGAATCAGACGCACGACCGAAGCTCAAGTCACCCATCCAGAACCTCGAGGACTACGACACGATATTCGTGGGCTACCCGATCTGGTGGTACGAACTACCGATGCCGATGCACACGTTCTTCGAGGATCACGATTTCTCCGGAAAGAACGTCATTCCATTCAGCACTCATGGCGGAAACGGCCTTTCGGGCACCGTGGAAACCATCACCGATATTGTCTCGGACTCTGCCGTTGTGGGAAATGCGTTCACCATCTCACGGGATGACATGGGTGACGCCGAGGCCGAGGTGGGCGGCTGGATCGAGCGAATCGGAATGGCCCGCAAATGA
- a CDS encoding FAD-binding oxidoreductase — protein MIRKLLFWSLTVLFPLPLVLTYDALATEPDQLKFYIFLGLIAYTWWLLAIALSTRPRWLDRFVGLPAIYGLHGMLGVLAITSAYLHSENSYSPSRLARDLGDWGFYGSLTVLCYAVFFMSGWIVDRSRLLLKTKNLLETVFRHQLSVWIHRLNLVIVAMIWLHAHLLLRVNQHFPFMVLLDLYTVSVLSFYAWNKWVAPDTYLTGTVTGNDPLGESTRRITVDLGGDTASSQPGDFFFLSFQDSSAVGREWHPFSLTGDSRQALSFTIRQHGDFTRRLDNLELGSRVRLEGPFGRFESTIQGRDREAPLVFVGMGAGVAPLLSLTAAHHTTRRIHLLWAVRRPEDAYYRSVLEEYQAASGGRLKVTTKVGRFRRTDLDEILTAEEISDGGFFIVGPNPAVLANRRLLWRIGVSPRRIHQERLTM, from the coding sequence GTGATACGCAAGCTGCTCTTCTGGAGCCTCACGGTGTTGTTCCCGCTCCCGCTGGTACTCACCTACGACGCCCTGGCCACCGAACCAGACCAGCTCAAATTCTATATTTTCCTCGGCCTGATCGCCTACACATGGTGGCTGCTGGCCATCGCGCTCAGCACGAGACCCCGGTGGCTGGACCGGTTCGTCGGACTCCCAGCAATCTACGGACTCCACGGAATGCTGGGCGTACTGGCGATCACCTCGGCCTATCTGCACAGCGAAAACTCCTACTCCCCCAGCCGCCTGGCTCGTGATCTTGGCGATTGGGGATTCTATGGATCACTCACGGTGCTGTGTTACGCAGTATTTTTCATGAGCGGCTGGATCGTCGACAGGTCGCGACTGCTCCTGAAGACGAAGAACCTCCTCGAGACGGTATTCCGCCACCAGCTCTCCGTGTGGATCCACCGGCTCAATCTCGTGATCGTGGCCATGATCTGGCTGCACGCCCACCTGCTCCTGCGGGTGAATCAGCACTTCCCCTTCATGGTGCTTCTCGATCTGTACACGGTGTCGGTGCTTTCTTTCTACGCCTGGAATAAGTGGGTCGCTCCCGACACGTACCTGACGGGTACGGTCACAGGAAATGACCCTCTCGGCGAATCGACTCGCAGAATCACGGTCGACCTCGGAGGCGACACGGCTTCCTCGCAGCCGGGAGACTTCTTCTTCCTCAGCTTCCAGGACTCCTCCGCCGTGGGCAGGGAGTGGCACCCCTTCTCCCTCACCGGCGACAGCCGCCAGGCGCTGTCCTTCACCATTCGTCAGCACGGCGATTTCACCAGGCGTCTCGACAACCTCGAACTGGGGAGCCGTGTGCGCCTCGAAGGGCCTTTCGGACGCTTCGAATCGACCATCCAGGGCCGTGACCGAGAAGCACCCCTGGTCTTCGTCGGGATGGGCGCCGGAGTGGCGCCGCTGCTCAGCCTGACGGCAGCCCACCACACCACCCGAAGGATCCACCTCCTGTGGGCCGTGCGCCGCCCGGAGGATGCCTATTACCGCAGCGTGCTGGAGGAATACCAGGCGGCGTCGGGTGGCCGCTTGAAAGTCACCACGAAGGTCGGACGGTTCCGGCGCACGGATCTCGACGAAATCCTGACCGCGGAGGAGATCTCCGACGGTGGTTTCTTCATCGTGGGCCCCAACCCCGCTGTGCTGGCCAACCGGCGCCTCCTGTGGCGAATAGGGGTCTCTCCCCGCCGAATTCACCAGGAACGACTCACCATGTGA